The following proteins come from a genomic window of Proteiniphilum propionicum:
- a CDS encoding RagB/SusD family nutrient uptake outer membrane protein, which produces MKHNKAYIFIILILSIPFISCENIFEAEDENLGTMDRIYQNPAFAEGLLMTAYIKLPTNGLSFNDLATDDAVSNDESNGYRRMATGQWSAQYNPASLWDSSISAIFYLNKFISVIDTVTWKWTDSELNRLYKVRLRGEAYALRGLFEYYLLVTTGGIGGGGELLGIPLYNNFIESDGNFNIPRASFRESVDQIYADFDKALEYLTMDDYGDISSLSELPEGLEDIKSVANYNLVFGKDIVHRISGKIIKALKARVALLEASPAFSAGDIVLWEKAANYAAEVLDKIGGISGLDPNGHRFYNGSFIDAIDMSKGKDQKEVLWRNAKYSSLSLETRLFPPSLYGQGDVNPTQNLVDAFPMANGFPITDPESLFDQEKPYVNRDPRLSLYILHNNSVLKGENIQTGAGGGINAKDSISQSTRTGYYIRKLLREDVNLDPVARISKDHYSIHMRYTELFLIYAEAANEAWGPEGVGAHSYSSKDVIRAIRKRAGITQPDLFLASVSTKEEMRELIRNERRIELCFEGFRFWDLRRWKEDLTESAKGINISDSNYTIVQVEDRKYDNSFMIYGPLPYNDILKYNSLIQNKGW; this is translated from the coding sequence ATGAAACATAATAAAGCATATATATTCATTATATTGATTTTATCAATTCCATTTATCTCCTGTGAGAATATATTTGAAGCAGAGGATGAGAACTTAGGAACAATGGACAGAATTTATCAAAACCCAGCTTTTGCGGAAGGTTTGTTGATGACTGCATATATTAAACTACCTACAAATGGATTATCCTTTAATGATTTAGCCACAGACGATGCGGTTAGTAACGATGAATCGAATGGATATCGCCGAATGGCCACGGGACAATGGTCTGCACAATACAATCCGGCAAGTTTGTGGGATAGCTCAATTTCTGCGATATTTTATCTTAATAAGTTTATTTCTGTCATAGACACAGTTACCTGGAAATGGACTGACAGTGAATTAAACAGGTTGTATAAAGTACGCCTTAGAGGTGAAGCGTATGCATTAAGGGGGCTTTTTGAATATTACCTATTAGTTACAACCGGAGGCATAGGAGGTGGCGGGGAGTTGTTGGGAATTCCGCTTTATAATAATTTTATTGAATCAGACGGCAATTTTAATATTCCAAGAGCAAGCTTCAGAGAATCTGTTGATCAGATTTATGCTGATTTCGATAAAGCATTGGAATATCTCACGATGGATGATTATGGGGATATTAGTTCCCTAAGCGAACTTCCTGAAGGATTAGAAGATATTAAAAGTGTTGCAAACTATAACCTCGTTTTTGGGAAAGATATTGTCCATCGTATCAGCGGAAAAATAATCAAAGCGCTTAAAGCTCGTGTTGCATTATTGGAAGCAAGCCCTGCTTTTTCAGCAGGAGATATTGTTTTATGGGAAAAGGCGGCAAATTATGCTGCAGAGGTGTTGGATAAGATTGGAGGAATATCAGGACTTGATCCGAATGGCCATCGTTTTTACAATGGTAGTTTTATAGATGCGATCGATATGTCGAAAGGTAAGGATCAAAAAGAAGTGCTTTGGCGAAATGCAAAATACTCTTCTCTATCGTTGGAAACCAGGCTTTTCCCTCCTTCCTTGTACGGACAAGGTGATGTAAATCCAACCCAGAATTTAGTAGATGCCTTTCCTATGGCGAACGGATTTCCCATCACCGATCCAGAAAGCCTTTTCGATCAGGAAAAGCCTTATGTAAACAGAGACCCGCGTTTATCATTGTATATTTTACATAATAATAGTGTTCTGAAAGGGGAAAATATACAAACTGGAGCAGGAGGCGGGATCAACGCGAAAGATTCTATTTCGCAATCGACACGTACAGGCTATTATATTCGCAAGTTACTAAGAGAAGATGTGAATTTAGACCCTGTGGCACGGATATCTAAAGACCATTATAGTATTCACATGCGTTACACTGAATTGTTTCTTATTTATGCCGAAGCGGCTAATGAAGCGTGGGGTCCAGAAGGGGTAGGTGCGCACTCATATTCTTCAAAAGATGTGATAAGAGCAATTCGTAAGCGTGCCGGTATAACACAACCTGATTTATTTCTGGCTTCTGTATCCACCAAAGAGGAGATGAGAGAGTTAATCCGTAATGAACGAAGGATTGAGCTCTGTTTCGAAGGTTTCCGGTTTTGGGATCTGAGGCGTTGGAAAGAAGACTTGACAGAATCGGCAAAGGGAATAAATATCAGCGATTCGAACTATACCATTGTTCAAGTGGAAGATCGCAAATACGATAATTCTTTCATGATCTATGGACCGCTTCCATACAATGATATACTGAAATATAATTCCCTTATTCAAAATAAAGGCTGGTAG
- a CDS encoding FecR family protein → MKESKYIYNPFFLENKKFIQWRLTRTSQLEDFWSSFIHENPDLEEEFKISIEIFDKIAINKRIFNDTDILYKQIIESVLYKKKRKKRIIYYISSAAAIALLFLITTLYFIRKDNNSMMAISAEVIGKTLPEQEVKLLAGGKEIVLNQNVTVHLNDGQISYTDSADIEKTLEVNNVQTNKLIVPNGKRSFLILADGTKVWINSGTELEFPTNFSGKTRDIKLAGEIYLDVAQLSKQPFIVHTPDLDVQVFGTRFNVSAYTLDKTSSVVLVNGKVQVKTKDNKSIMMNPNEMVEFRDGSIYAEKVDVSFYTSWVNGVFMFDSTPVSELFKKVGRYYNVSFENIESDKKITGKLYLSENLRDVVSSISLLTGQEYIIENDVIKVIR, encoded by the coding sequence ATGAAAGAGAGTAAATATATATACAATCCTTTTTTCCTGGAAAACAAAAAATTTATCCAATGGAGGTTGACTCGAACGTCTCAGCTGGAAGATTTTTGGTCCTCTTTTATTCACGAAAATCCAGATCTTGAAGAAGAATTTAAAATTTCAATTGAAATATTTGATAAAATAGCAATTAATAAAAGGATTTTCAACGATACCGATATATTATATAAACAAATTATTGAAAGTGTCTTGTACAAAAAGAAAAGGAAGAAAAGGATTATTTATTACATTTCGAGTGCTGCCGCTATCGCTTTGTTATTTCTTATTACTACTTTATATTTTATTAGGAAAGACAATAACTCAATGATGGCAATAAGTGCTGAAGTTATTGGTAAAACTCTTCCCGAACAGGAGGTGAAACTGTTAGCGGGAGGAAAAGAGATAGTCCTGAATCAAAATGTTACGGTTCATCTAAATGATGGGCAAATCTCATATACCGATAGTGCCGATATCGAAAAGACGCTTGAGGTGAATAATGTTCAAACCAACAAGCTTATTGTTCCCAACGGAAAGCGCTCTTTTCTTATCCTGGCTGATGGAACCAAGGTCTGGATAAACTCGGGAACGGAGTTGGAATTTCCAACAAATTTTTCCGGGAAAACGCGCGATATAAAACTTGCAGGAGAAATATATCTGGATGTTGCTCAATTGAGCAAACAACCCTTTATTGTCCATACTCCGGATCTGGATGTTCAGGTATTCGGGACCCGTTTTAATGTGTCGGCATATACTTTAGATAAAACATCCTCGGTTGTTTTGGTAAATGGAAAAGTACAGGTGAAAACCAAAGATAACAAGTCAATTATGATGAATCCTAACGAAATGGTTGAATTCCGTGATGGAAGTATTTATGCAGAAAAAGTAGATGTTTCTTTCTATACTAGCTGGGTAAATGGAGTTTTCATGTTTGACAGTACTCCGGTTTCAGAATTATTCAAAAAAGTAGGGCGGTATTACAATGTTTCTTTCGAAAATATTGAAAGTGATAAAAAAATTACCGGAAAACTATATCTCTCGGAAAATCTACGGGATGTTGTATCATCCATTTCTCTTTTGACCGGACAGGAATATATTATTGAAAATGATGTTATCAAAGTAATAAGATAA
- a CDS encoding RagB/SusD family nutrient uptake outer membrane protein, whose protein sequence is MKKTIYIPLFIFLILITSCESYLDKAPQSDIEENDAFRNFISFQGFVEEMYNCITDYNKVGAWNAYLFADETLYNNPYAFDLGNYWAQDRPFMGRTADTGFNPKNKRVWPLCWYGIRKANLGLSKLDLLTDATQEEKDLIKGQCLFFRGWFHFELMRYWGGLPYIDKYLSSADDLKLPRLSYRETALKAAQDFEAAAELLPLDWDQTVVGKRTLGDNRQRINKIHALGYLGKDLLYAASPMMNEESTGHNSYDAELCKQAADAFGKAIDLCDKTGVYKLQSWNNWTDNFWVWSPSNTKNSGGTEVIMNPTVYDRGRVRWSTVCGTLPTQFGGGYAGVEVPAHNFVKNYAMANGLPIGDPESGYNPNDPWAGREPRFYSDIIVDGDQMVVSAAGGNNRFAQLYNGGFHRATTGGSISGYYYKRFSPIGCNPWDKGWNNFQAYVPYLRLADVYLMYAEAVLQGYGSAASSSTVLSLTAESAVNRIRNRAQLPNLVSKYTATKEAFMGEIIRERAVELAYEAHRFCDLRRWNLNGEIEYREKTAIDFDRGIDGKPINLQERIIITRVVEKKHNWLPLPLSNTNLYPEFPQNPGW, encoded by the coding sequence ATGAAAAAAACAATATATATACCACTATTCATATTTTTGATATTGATCACATCCTGTGAAAGCTACCTTGATAAGGCTCCTCAATCCGATATTGAGGAAAATGATGCTTTCAGAAATTTTATAAGTTTCCAGGGATTTGTGGAAGAGATGTATAATTGCATTACCGATTATAACAAAGTTGGTGCATGGAATGCATATCTGTTTGCCGACGAAACATTATATAACAACCCTTATGCATTTGATTTAGGAAACTATTGGGCTCAGGATCGCCCGTTTATGGGGAGAACTGCTGATACAGGCTTTAATCCTAAAAATAAGAGAGTATGGCCGTTGTGTTGGTATGGCATCCGGAAAGCTAACTTGGGACTAAGCAAACTTGATTTATTGACCGATGCAACCCAAGAGGAAAAAGACCTCATCAAAGGGCAATGTTTATTTTTCCGTGGATGGTTCCATTTTGAATTAATGCGCTATTGGGGTGGATTGCCCTATATCGATAAATACTTGTCTTCAGCGGATGATTTAAAGTTACCCAGATTAAGTTACAGGGAAACAGCATTAAAGGCTGCTCAAGATTTTGAGGCTGCGGCAGAATTATTGCCACTTGACTGGGACCAAACTGTTGTTGGAAAAAGAACGTTGGGAGACAATCGTCAGCGTATTAATAAAATTCATGCGTTGGGTTACTTGGGCAAAGATCTATTGTATGCCGCAAGCCCAATGATGAATGAGGAGTCCACTGGACATAATTCCTACGATGCTGAACTGTGTAAACAGGCGGCAGATGCTTTTGGAAAAGCGATCGATCTTTGTGATAAAACAGGAGTGTATAAATTACAAAGTTGGAATAACTGGACCGATAATTTCTGGGTGTGGTCTCCCAGTAATACGAAAAATTCAGGAGGTACGGAAGTAATTATGAATCCGACCGTATATGACCGAGGCAGAGTGCGTTGGTCAACCGTTTGTGGAACTCTACCCACACAATTCGGAGGAGGATATGCTGGAGTTGAGGTTCCTGCACATAACTTCGTTAAAAATTATGCGATGGCAAACGGATTGCCGATCGGCGATCCTGAATCCGGATATAATCCGAATGATCCGTGGGCCGGGCGTGAACCGCGCTTTTATTCGGACATTATTGTTGACGGTGATCAGATGGTTGTAAGTGCTGCAGGTGGAAATAATCGCTTTGCCCAATTATACAATGGAGGATTTCATCGGGCAACAACAGGTGGAAGTATTTCCGGTTATTATTATAAAAGGTTTTCGCCTATAGGATGCAATCCTTGGGACAAGGGATGGAATAATTTTCAGGCGTATGTTCCCTATCTACGTCTTGCAGATGTATATTTAATGTATGCCGAGGCTGTATTACAAGGATATGGCTCCGCCGCTTCCAGTTCCACCGTTTTAAGCCTTACGGCCGAAAGCGCTGTGAACAGGATTAGAAACAGGGCGCAACTTCCGAATCTCGTTTCAAAATATACTGCAACTAAAGAGGCGTTTATGGGAGAGATTATTCGTGAACGTGCTGTAGAGTTAGCTTATGAAGCTCATCGTTTTTGTGATCTTCGCAGATGGAACTTAAACGGTGAGATTGAATATAGAGAAAAAACGGCTATTGATTTTGATCGTGGAATAGATGGCAAACCTATCAATTTACAAGAAAGGATTATTATTACCAGGGTTGTTGAAAAAAAACACAACTGGTTGCCATTACCGCTTTCAAACACTAATTTATATCCTGAATTTCCTCAGAATCCGGGGTGGTGA
- a CDS encoding SusC/RagA family TonB-linked outer membrane protein, which yields MNNKYFRALALFVSITLFFYEEAFAEKTINITEQVNEVQFLPVNGTAISTNDILNDTVNIAFGKIRRENIVGSVSFINSEPILKNDNVQFTSDAMLARIPGLLGFSNIRGIGKALFIVDGLPRDISTINFAEVEQVTVLKDINSSVLYGSAAVNGVVQITTKRGNARKKQINVTGYYGISTPSILPNYLSSADYMTLYNEARQNDGLSKLYDDELIAKYRSGSNLYMYPNVDYYSREYLRSFKPFFKTMAEFSGGNNVATYYSNVGWEQIGSILNFGEGKKNQMNRFNIRGNVDLKVNSFITGAIDAVAVITNEKGSISDYWAGAATLKPNLFTPLLPIDNISRELRETLLSSRRNDVDGKYILGGTQNYLTNPIADTYFGGENVNVQNYLSFNNRIKVDLNKVLEGLSFHTNFSFDYLSLYDQYIENTYAVYEAKKWEGDTIVELSKYGNDTKPGVQKIRDASYQRKIGFYGMFDYKRTLNERHQLSASLLGIGNLYKVAEDYQSNKNSNLGLRLNYIYNQKYIFDFSSAYTHSVKLAEGSRNAFSPTFGFAWLISSEDFITRLNSIDYLKIKLTGGIINSDAGINGFYFHINPYEYSGSYSWQEKAWMQQGVRSLYGSNKNLGFEKRKDLNLGIEGLFFNRMLGLEANVFYSYYSDQVTFFKAMFPSFYSNFVPYVNFGENAYRGAEVGLSFNHKYKDWEIALGANALYTTSDVKKKDEIYANDYQYRKGHPVDAIFGLEAEGFFTDENDISNHAFQAFGIVKPGDIKYVDQNNDGVVNEDDEVPIGRAQAPFSYGLNLLLSYKNISLFTIGNGQLGADSYINGSYYRTDGDKKYSDYLLGRWTEETKATATYPRLTTMESTNNYHNSTFWLYKDDYFTLQRVQLTYQFPSKIAESLFMKGLNFYFAASNLLTISKYRDIKELRIGSEPNYRSFSLGMKIIF from the coding sequence ATGAATAATAAATATTTCAGAGCATTAGCCTTGTTCGTCTCTATAACCTTATTTTTTTACGAAGAGGCATTTGCCGAAAAAACAATAAATATTACTGAACAGGTGAATGAAGTTCAATTTTTACCTGTCAATGGAACAGCTATTTCTACGAATGATATCCTAAATGATACTGTAAATATTGCTTTTGGAAAAATAAGGCGCGAAAATATTGTAGGATCGGTAAGTTTTATTAATTCAGAACCAATATTAAAAAATGACAATGTTCAATTTACTTCTGATGCGATGCTTGCTCGTATTCCCGGCTTACTGGGTTTTAGCAATATACGGGGTATCGGTAAAGCTTTATTTATAGTTGATGGTTTGCCGCGGGATATATCGACAATCAACTTTGCTGAAGTAGAACAGGTAACTGTATTGAAAGATATCAATTCGTCGGTACTATATGGTAGTGCAGCTGTAAATGGAGTGGTTCAGATCACTACAAAAAGAGGCAATGCCAGAAAAAAACAGATTAACGTTACCGGTTATTACGGTATTTCGACACCCTCAATACTACCCAATTATTTATCATCGGCTGATTATATGACTTTGTATAATGAAGCACGTCAGAATGATGGCTTGTCAAAATTGTATGACGACGAATTGATAGCTAAATACCGTAGTGGAAGCAATTTATACATGTATCCCAATGTTGATTATTATTCTCGGGAATATCTCAGATCATTCAAACCGTTTTTCAAAACGATGGCTGAATTTTCTGGAGGTAACAATGTGGCAACTTACTATTCAAATGTAGGTTGGGAACAGATTGGAAGCATATTAAATTTTGGTGAAGGGAAGAAGAATCAAATGAACAGATTTAATATCAGAGGCAATGTAGATTTGAAAGTAAATTCCTTTATTACAGGGGCTATAGATGCCGTTGCCGTAATAACAAATGAGAAAGGGTCCATTTCAGATTATTGGGCCGGAGCTGCAACGCTGAAGCCCAATTTATTCACGCCACTGCTTCCTATAGACAACATAAGCCGGGAATTGAGAGAAACTTTGTTGTCATCCCGCAGAAACGATGTAGATGGGAAATACATCCTTGGTGGAACACAAAATTATTTAACCAACCCGATTGCCGATACCTATTTTGGTGGAGAAAACGTAAATGTACAAAATTATCTATCTTTCAATAACAGGATTAAGGTTGATTTAAATAAAGTGTTAGAAGGTTTATCTTTTCATACCAATTTCAGTTTTGATTACTTGTCACTCTATGATCAGTATATAGAGAATACTTATGCAGTATACGAAGCGAAAAAATGGGAAGGCGATACAATTGTAGAGCTTTCAAAATATGGTAATGACACGAAGCCTGGAGTCCAAAAAATTAGAGATGCCAGTTATCAACGAAAGATAGGCTTCTATGGTATGTTTGATTATAAAAGAACATTGAATGAACGCCATCAGTTATCTGCTTCATTGTTGGGAATTGGTAATCTATATAAGGTTGCGGAAGATTATCAGAGTAACAAAAACTCCAATTTAGGGTTGAGGCTAAATTACATTTATAATCAAAAGTATATATTTGACTTTAGCAGTGCTTATACGCATTCGGTGAAATTAGCCGAAGGTTCCAGAAATGCTTTTTCGCCAACTTTCGGGTTTGCCTGGTTGATCAGTTCGGAGGATTTTATTACACGACTGAATTCAATCGATTATTTAAAGATTAAATTAACCGGAGGCATCATCAACAGCGATGCCGGGATAAATGGTTTCTATTTCCATATTAATCCATACGAATACAGCGGAAGTTATTCCTGGCAAGAAAAAGCATGGATGCAACAAGGGGTGAGGTCTCTTTACGGAAGTAATAAAAATTTAGGTTTTGAAAAGCGGAAGGATTTGAATTTAGGTATCGAAGGCCTCTTCTTCAACCGGATGCTCGGATTGGAAGCAAATGTTTTTTACAGCTACTATTCAGATCAGGTCACTTTTTTTAAAGCAATGTTTCCCAGTTTTTATTCGAATTTCGTACCGTATGTAAATTTTGGAGAAAATGCTTACAGGGGAGCTGAAGTCGGATTGTCCTTTAATCACAAATATAAAGATTGGGAGATCGCTTTGGGAGCCAATGCTTTATATACAACATCTGACGTGAAGAAAAAAGATGAAATATACGCCAACGATTATCAGTATCGTAAAGGCCATCCGGTTGATGCTATCTTCGGATTGGAAGCCGAGGGGTTCTTCACGGATGAAAATGATATTTCTAATCATGCATTCCAGGCGTTCGGGATTGTGAAGCCGGGTGATATAAAGTATGTTGACCAAAATAACGACGGAGTTGTGAACGAAGATGATGAAGTTCCAATCGGACGCGCACAGGCCCCGTTCTCTTACGGGTTGAATCTACTGTTGTCTTATAAGAATATTTCACTGTTTACTATTGGTAATGGGCAGCTTGGGGCTGATTCATATATTAATGGCAGCTATTACCGGACAGATGGAGACAAGAAATATTCAGATTACCTATTGGGGCGTTGGACAGAAGAAACTAAAGCAACGGCAACTTATCCGCGCCTTACTACAATGGAAAGTACAAATAACTATCACAATTCAACTTTCTGGCTTTACAAAGATGATTATTTTACCTTGCAAAGAGTACAGCTGACTTATCAATTTCCTTCTAAAATAGCGGAATCACTGTTTATGAAAGGCCTGAATTTTTATTTTGCAGCTTCTAATCTTCTGACTATTTCTAAATATAGAGATATAAAAGAGCTAAGAATAGGTAGTGAACCTAATTACAGATCATTCTCGTTAGGTATGAAAATAATATTTTAA
- a CDS encoding TonB-dependent receptor: protein MKQKINDEIIIPKRYNRILKIMKISTLFFFLCTFCVLGENIFSQSNVVSLNLKNVAIKDAIFEIEKETGYVFIFNEDVEIKMRDRVTIDTQNKTIETILTQLLKDRDLNYSIIGKQITIYVKNKREDIQIATAPVPLKIEPQQQGKTIKGKVIDERGESLPGVTVVVKGTSMGTTTDIDGNYILHNIPGSPVIIFSFVGMYAQEITVGNRTTINITMREETISLGEVVAVGYGVQRKESVVGAISQASSKELTRKGYASDFKQALAGQLPGLVTITSSGEPGGVKGESATSIFIRGQNTWNGGQPLILVDGVERDMSNVDVNEVQSISILKDASATAVFGVKGANGVILITTKRGEEGKTNISFSYNTTAQMLSKVPETLESFDAIQIRNLAIERETPLNEPSWLDYIPYEISTRYKSPRPKDYEMIYPNVDWEKAMFKDVGFSHKATVSASGGNKFVRFFGSLAYLHEGDMFKDYDNHKGYNPNYNFDRFNFRSNLDFQVTKTTNMKMNLSGYYSQKNSNYNGTEGSHDYLMWQSIYFMPPDVFLPQYPDGRWGWTPLVGNLYNPVSVVNNVGVRKLRRTQLNIDVELIQKLDFITKGLSTKAVLNYDNTITGEGGIYDSTNSVWPLMDTSNTPFAVINPMLYTGPDQDPSEYTTYYPIGGLYKYDWVQQPWTIRPESIGSGVTRRLKYQIQLNYLRQFGLHNITAMGVFTRDEYASGDMFKNYREDWVFRTTYDYDTRYLLEINGAYNGSEQFGPKYRFDFFPSIGIGWNISSEKFFNIDWMNKLKLRYSLGYVGDDRVNAPRWLYSTRYSYGGASRLVDNISSTSPYLWYKELAVGNPDIHWEKAQKQNYGAEVGLLDNLVTVNFEYFKEKRTDILLAGGGRSIPDFFGATPAPANVGQVNSGGYELELKFNKRFRELYLWSSFALTHAKNEIKFADDPVLFPDYQKKQGFPIGQIKTQLNTGFYNNWDEVYASVPTETNDLAMLPGYYDLLDFNADGVINSFDAVPYGYSEVPQNSFNSSLGFEYKNFSVMAQLYGVTNASRVVPLMNFAANTNVVFDHVRDYWSKENQNATSFLPRWKTRGENIGDYYLYDASYIRLKTVELAYLFNRNENRWLENTGITSLRMYVNGDNLFFWSKLPDDREAAWSGGSANTGAYPTVKRINFGINLTF from the coding sequence ATGAAACAAAAAATTAACGATGAAATTATTATACCGAAAAGATATAATAGAATTCTAAAAATCATGAAGATCTCTACATTATTCTTTTTTCTGTGTACTTTTTGTGTATTAGGGGAAAATATTTTTTCGCAGAGTAATGTTGTTTCCCTGAATCTAAAAAATGTCGCGATTAAGGATGCTATCTTTGAGATAGAGAAAGAGACAGGCTATGTTTTTATTTTTAATGAAGATGTTGAAATTAAAATGAGAGATCGGGTAACCATCGATACTCAAAATAAAACAATAGAAACTATTTTAACCCAACTGCTAAAAGACAGAGACTTAAATTATAGTATCATTGGCAAGCAAATAACGATTTATGTAAAAAACAAGAGAGAGGATATACAAATTGCAACAGCTCCAGTACCTTTGAAAATTGAACCTCAACAACAAGGAAAAACAATAAAAGGAAAAGTTATTGATGAACGAGGTGAGTCTCTACCTGGGGTAACAGTCGTTGTAAAAGGGACATCGATGGGCACAACAACAGATATTGATGGTAATTATATTTTGCATAATATCCCCGGTAGTCCTGTTATCATTTTTTCGTTTGTCGGCATGTATGCACAGGAGATTACCGTTGGAAATAGAACCACTATCAATATAACCATGAGAGAAGAGACCATAAGTTTGGGGGAAGTGGTAGCAGTGGGTTACGGTGTACAAAGGAAAGAAAGTGTGGTAGGTGCTATTTCTCAGGCCTCGTCTAAGGAATTGACGAGAAAAGGGTATGCCTCTGATTTTAAACAGGCTTTGGCCGGTCAACTCCCCGGGTTAGTCACAATTACATCTTCGGGAGAACCGGGAGGTGTTAAAGGTGAAAGTGCTACTTCAATTTTTATACGTGGGCAGAATACGTGGAATGGTGGACAGCCATTGATCCTGGTTGATGGGGTTGAAAGAGATATGAGCAATGTGGATGTCAATGAGGTTCAAAGTATATCCATATTAAAGGATGCGTCGGCCACTGCTGTTTTTGGCGTAAAAGGAGCTAATGGAGTGATATTGATAACTACGAAAAGAGGAGAAGAGGGGAAAACAAACATCTCATTTTCATATAATACTACAGCTCAAATGTTGTCAAAAGTGCCTGAAACGTTAGAATCTTTTGATGCAATACAGATAAGAAATCTAGCTATTGAACGTGAAACACCACTAAATGAACCTTCATGGTTGGATTATATCCCGTATGAAATTTCAACCCGATATAAATCACCGCGACCAAAGGATTACGAGATGATATATCCGAATGTAGATTGGGAAAAAGCGATGTTTAAAGATGTGGGATTTTCCCATAAGGCTACGGTAAGTGCTTCAGGCGGGAATAAATTTGTACGTTTTTTCGGTTCTTTGGCATACTTGCATGAAGGAGATATGTTTAAGGACTATGATAATCATAAAGGATACAATCCCAATTATAATTTTGATCGTTTTAATTTCAGGAGCAACCTCGATTTTCAGGTTACCAAAACCACCAATATGAAAATGAATCTCTCCGGGTATTACAGCCAAAAAAATTCAAATTATAATGGTACGGAAGGTAGTCATGACTATCTGATGTGGCAGTCCATTTATTTTATGCCCCCCGATGTGTTTTTACCTCAGTATCCCGATGGGCGTTGGGGATGGACACCATTGGTAGGAAACCTGTATAATCCTGTGTCGGTAGTTAATAATGTAGGAGTTAGAAAACTAAGGCGGACACAACTGAATATTGATGTTGAATTAATCCAAAAGCTCGATTTTATTACAAAGGGATTAAGTACAAAGGCTGTATTAAACTATGACAATACCATTACAGGTGAAGGAGGAATATATGATTCTACGAATTCAGTATGGCCTCTTATGGATACGAGCAATACACCTTTTGCAGTTATCAATCCGATGTTATATACCGGACCCGATCAGGATCCAAGTGAATATACCACCTATTATCCTATTGGAGGATTATATAAGTATGACTGGGTTCAGCAACCCTGGACAATTCGTCCTGAAAGCATAGGCTCTGGAGTAACCCGAAGATTGAAGTACCAAATTCAATTAAACTACTTACGGCAATTCGGACTGCATAATATAACTGCCATGGGAGTTTTTACGAGAGACGAATATGCAAGCGGGGATATGTTTAAAAATTACCGTGAAGATTGGGTATTTAGGACTACCTATGATTATGACACCCGTTATTTATTGGAGATAAATGGTGCATATAACGGTTCAGAACAATTCGGCCCAAAATATAGATTCGACTTCTTCCCCTCGATAGGTATTGGATGGAATATCTCGAGTGAAAAGTTTTTCAATATAGATTGGATGAACAAGCTGAAATTACGCTATAGCTTGGGATATGTGGGTGACGACAGGGTAAACGCCCCCAGATGGTTATATTCCACTCGGTATTCATACGGAGGAGCTTCGAGACTGGTTGATAATATATCGAGTACAAGCCCTTATTTGTGGTATAAAGAATTGGCCGTTGGGAATCCGGATATTCACTGGGAAAAAGCTCAAAAGCAGAACTACGGAGCTGAAGTAGGGCTGTTAGATAATCTAGTTACTGTTAATTTTGAGTATTTCAAAGAAAAAAGGACTGATATTTTACTTGCGGGGGGCGGTAGAAGCATTCCTGATTTTTTTGGTGCTACACCTGCTCCCGCAAATGTTGGACAGGTAAATTCGGGCGGTTACGAACTGGAGCTAAAGTTTAATAAACGATTCCGTGAGTTGTACTTGTGGTCATCATTCGCTTTGACTCATGCGAAAAATGAAATTAAATTTGCAGATGATCCGGTATTGTTTCCCGATTACCAAAAAAAACAGGGATTCCCCATAGGCCAAATAAAAACGCAATTAAATACTGGATTTTACAATAACTGGGATGAAGTATACGCGAGTGTCCCGACAGAGACAAATGATTTAGCTATGCTCCCCGGATATTATGACCTGCTCGATTTTAACGCTGATGGAGTTATAAATAGTTTTGACGCCGTTCCTTATGGTTACTCCGAGGTACCTCAAAATTCTTTTAACAGTTCACTAGGTTTTGAATATAAGAATTTTAGCGTAATGGCGCAGCTGTATGGCGTGACAAATGCATCGCGCGTGGTACCTTTAATGAATTTTGCAGCAAACACAAACGTGGTTTTTGATCATGTAAGGGATTATTGGTCAAAAGAGAATCAAAATGCTACCTCTTTTCTGCCCAGATGGAAGACGCGGGGAGAGAATATTGGGGACTATTATTTATATGATGCCTCTTATATCCGTCTTAAAACAGTTGAATTGGCTTATCTTTTTAACAGAAATGAAAATAGATGGCTTGAAAATACGGGAATAACCTCTCTTAGGATGTATGTGAATGGAGATAATTTGTTTTTTTGGTCAAAACTTCCCGATGACAGGGAGGCTGCATGGTCTGGAGGGTCTGCAAATACAGGTGCTTATCCTACAGTTAAAAGAATAAATTTTGGTATTAACCTAACATTTTAA